In Phenylobacterium hankyongense, the sequence ACGTTGGGGTCCGCGGTGATGATCTTGAACGCCGCCGTGACCTTCTCCTTGGTGGCGCCGCCGCCGACGTCGAGGAAGTTGGCCGGCTCCGCGCCATAGAGCTTGATGATGTCCATGGTCGCCATGGCCAGGCCCGCGCCGTTGACCATGCAGCCGATCTCGCCGTCGAGGGCGATGTAGGACAGGTCGTACTTGGAGGCCTCGATCTCCTTGGGGTCCTCCTCGCTCTCGTCGCGCAGCGCGGCGATGTCCTTGTGGCGGAAGAGGGCGCTGTCGTCGAAGGACACCTTGGCGTCGAGCACCCGCAGCTGGTCGTCGGCGGTGACGATCAGCGGGTTGATCTCCAGCAGGCTCATGTCCGTGGCCACGAAGGCCGCATAGAGCTGGCCGAGCAGCTTGCCGGCCTGCTTGGAGAGGTCGCCCTTCAGGCCCAGCGAGCTCGCCAGCATCAGGCCGTGGTGCGGCCACACGCCGGTGGCCGGGTCGACGGAGAAGGTGGCGATCTTGTCGGGCGTGTTGTGCGCGACCTCTTCGATGCTCATCCCGCCTTCGGTGGAGGCGACCACCGAGACCCGGCTGGTCTCGCGGTCGACCAGCAGCGAGAGGTAGAATTCCTTGGCGATCGCGGCGCCTTCCTCGATGTAGAGGCGGTTGACCTGCTTGCCCTTGGGCCCGGTCTGTTCGGTGACCAGCACCCGGCCGAACATTTCCTCGGCGGCGGCGCGGACCTCCTCGACGGACTTGACGACCCGCACGCCGCCCTTGGCGTCGGGGCCGAGGCCCTCGAACTTGCCCTTGCCGCGCCCGCCGGCGTGGATCTGGGCCTTCACGACGAAGACCGGCCCCCCCAGCTGCTGGGCGGCCTTGACCGCCTCTTCGACCGAGAACGCGGGGTAGCCGCGCGGAACCGCCACGCCGAACTCGGAGAGGACGGCCTTGGCTTGGTGTTCGTGGATATTCATGAGGCCTGTGGCGCGTCTGCCAATTTGGCTCGCCCTGTCGGCGAGTGGCGGGCGTTATAGGCGCCGCACATAGGGCTGGCAACCGCAGGTGGGGTGAATTTTGCCCGGTTTTCCGGATGCTTTCGTCCGGGGGTCAGCCGGCGCCTTCGACCGCCGCCGTGGCGCGCCGTTCGAGCTTGCCCCAGCCGACCCGCGCGCCGTGCAGCGCCGCGTCGATGGACTTCACGACCACATAGTACATGAGCTGGCGGTAGCCGAAGCGCTGGATCGGCATCCAGATCAGGTCGCCCCAGGGCGCGCGCCGCTCCATGGCCATGCCCAGCGCGCCGGCCGACAGGTCCAGGAAGATGAAGGCCGCCCAATAAAACACCGGCCGCACCAGGTCGTCCGGCGACCACTCCACCGGATGGTAGGCCCAGGCGTAGGCCGAGGAGATGGCGCTCCAGACGATGGCCAGGTCGACCAGCGGCGCGACGGCGGCCAGGAAGATCTGGAACAGCCAGATCTGCGGCAGCGCCACGAAGCCGAGGATCGGCCGTTTCGGGTTGAACAGGGCCGCGCGGTGCTTCCAGAGGCACTGCAGGGTGCCGAACGACCAGCGGAACCGCTGCTTGAGCAGGCCGGCGACGGTTTCCGGGGCCTCGGTGTAGGCCCGCGCCGCAGGGTCGAACTCCACCGTCCAGCCGGCCCGCTGGATCGCCAGCGTCAGGTCCTGGTCCTCGGCGAGGGTGTCGGAGGGATAGCCGCCCATGGCCTCCAGCGCGCTCTTGCGCCAGGCGCCCACCGCGCCGGGCACCACGGTCACCGCGCCCAGGGCCGCCAAGGCGCGGCGCTCCAGGTTCTGGGCGGTGACGTATTCCAGCGCCTGCCAGCGGGTGATCAGGTTGCGGCGGTTGCCGACGATGGCGTTGCCGGCCACCGCGCCCACCTTGGGGTCGGCGAACCAGCGGACCAGCTGCGGGATGGTGTCCGGCGGGAACAGGGTGTCGGCGTCGAGCGCCACGACGATCTCGCCGCGGACCTCGGTCAGGCCGCGGTTCAGCGCGCGGGCCTTGCCGCCGTTTTCGAAGGTGCGCAGCGTCACCCGCGGATCGTCGGCGAAGGCCTCGCGGACCACCCGCGAGGTGCCGTCCTTGGAGCCGTCGTCCAGCACCAGGACCTGCAGCTTCGGCCAGTGGGAGGCGAGGATCCGGCGCACCGAGGCGACGATCACCTTCTCCTCGTTGAAGCAGGGGATCAGGACGCTGACCATCGGACCGCCGGCGGCGTCGGGCATCGGCGGGGTCCGGCGCGCGATCCGCAGGCGATGCACGAACGCCAGGACGGCCAGGAACACCAGCCGCGCCACGCCGAGCGCGATGGCGACGATGAACAGCCCCTGCAGGACCATCTGCGCGCCGTGGAAGAAGCCGAAGCCGAGACGGTCGAGCAACAGTTCCGCCGAGTTGCGGCTGGTGGGCGGCATCACCTGCGCGGGGGTCATGCCGGCGAGGTCGGCGACGGTGACCAGGGTGTAGCCGTTGGCGCGGATCGCATCGATCACCCGCGGCAGCGCCGCGACGGTGCGGCTGCGGTCGCCGCCGGAGTCGTGCAGCAGCACGACCTGGCCGGGCCGGACCGTGTCGTGCAGGCGGGTGATCACCGTGTTCACGATCTGGTCGGGCGTGGGCTTCTGCCAGTCGTTGGTGTCGATCCGCAGGCCGACCGTCAGGTAGCCCTGTTGCTGGGCGGCCAGCAGCGGGGCGACCTCGCGCGGGGTCGACGGCTCGGCGTCGCCGAAGAACGGCGGCCGGAACAGCCGCTGCGACCGGCCGGTGATGGTCTCGAACAGGCGCTGGGTGGCGTTGAGCTCGACCACGGTCTGGGCGGTCGGCACCTCGCCGATGTTCGGATGGGTCCAGGTGTGGCCGCCGACGTCGTGGCCCTCCCGCAGCTCGCGGGCCACCAGGCCCGGGTAGCGGGACATGTTCTTGCCGATCACGAAGAAGGTGGCCGGCGCGTGCTTGGCCTTGAGGATGTCGAGGATCTTCGGCGTCCAGCGCCCGTCTGGCCCGTCGTCGAAGGTCAGCGCCACCCAGCCCGGGTGCGCGCCGTAGCGCTGCACCACGTAGGAGGTGGGCATGTCCACGTAGCTTTCGCCGGCGATCAGCGCGGTGGCGGGGTCGACCTGCAGCGTGCGGCGGCCAGGCTTGGGGATGTCCTCCACCCGCAGCACCTCGCCGGAGCCGTCGAAATCCACGTCCTGGCCGGGACGCAGCGCCTCCAGCCCGTCCGGCCGGGCGGCGCCGTAGTCGTGGCGCAGCAGCTTCCAGTCCTGCTGGTCCTCGCCGCCCAGCCGCCACAGGGCGTAGCCCATCGGCCGGAAGCCGTCGCCGACCCGGATCTGGTTGTACAGCGTGGCCGCGTCGAGGAACCAGACCTCATGCTTGCGGCCGGCGTCGTCCTCGTAGGCGAAGGTCGGGTTGAGGCTGGCCTCGTCCATCGCCGCATGCGCGCCGGAATCGTGCGCCGTCTGGGTGGCCTCGTTGAAGGTCACCGCCACCGAGCTGCCGGGCTTGGCGCCCTGCGCCAGGGTCCAGTCGTAGCCGTAGTCGCCCAGCGCCAGCACGGTGCGGTTGGGGTCCAGGTTCTCCATGGTCTTGGCGAGGGTCGACTCGAACCAGTCCTGGCCGGCGGGCGGGCCGGGATCGCCGGTGCCCCAGTGCTGGTCGTAGGCCATCAGCACGACGGCGTCGGCCACGGCCTGCAGCCGCTTCAGCGGCCAGGACTCGTCGCCGAACGGCGTGGTGACCCAGACCTCCCGGCCGAGCGGGCGCAGCACCGCGCGGGCCTCGGCGATGAAGCCGGGATAGGCCTGGACGCCGACCGGCGAGAGGTTCTCGAAGTCGAAGACGTAGCCGGCGTAGCCCCGCTTCTGCGCCTCACGGGCGAGGTTGTTGAGCAGCATCTTGCGGGCCGCCGGGTTGGTCAGCACCGCGTCGGCGGCCGGCCCGTTCCAGACCCCGTCCTTGGCGTTGAACACCCCGGGCATGATCGACGGCGGCTTCTTGGCCTGGGCGATGATCGCGCGCGCCCGGACGTCGGAGGTGATCGCCACCTGGCCGTCGGCTCCCGACAGCGCCACCCACTGCGGCGAGACCACGTCGAGCTGGTCGACGTGGTCGGCCAGCGATTCGCGCGAGCTCTCGTCCCACGAGACATAGAAGCCCACCGCCAGCGGCCGGGCCGGGCCGCCCGCGCCGAGCTTCCGCGGGTGCGGGATCTTGGTCCACTGCTGACGTCCCTTGACCTTGTGCGCGGTCTCCTGGTGCAGCGCCTGCAGGATGCGCGGATCCTTGAGCGTCAGCCCCGGCAGCCGCGGCGCGAAGGCGAGGGTGGTGAAGAAGGCGGCCACCAGCAGCGCGGCCAGCGACACCAGCAGCCCGCCGGTCAGCCGCACCCGTCGCGCCCTGCGCCCGGTCGGATCGTGGAAAATGAGGTCGGACATCCGGTGTCAGTCTAGCAAGATTCCGTCAGCGGCGTGTGCCCGTTGAAGGTGTCGGAACCTTGTCCCCCCGCCACGCGTCGTAGCTCAGCCGAAGACCGGATTCCACATCGTCCGCTCGAAGCGATGAACATGTTTATCGCCAGCCCGCCGCAGAAGGCCGTGCGGCGTCGTGCCGCCGCCCGCGAAGAACGCAGCGACCGGCGTTTGCGAAACCCAGGACATCCCTTATCCCAGTGCATGCGCGCCGCCGGTCGTCGGCGGGGCGTCTGGCCGGAGACGGATCGAACGATGCGCGAGCGCGGACACGTCGGATGACGCATCTCCTGCGCCAGGCGCCGCGCTCGGCATTTCA encodes:
- a CDS encoding glycosyltransferase, yielding MSDLIFHDPTGRRARRVRLTGGLLVSLAALLVAAFFTTLAFAPRLPGLTLKDPRILQALHQETAHKVKGRQQWTKIPHPRKLGAGGPARPLAVGFYVSWDESSRESLADHVDQLDVVSPQWVALSGADGQVAITSDVRARAIIAQAKKPPSIMPGVFNAKDGVWNGPAADAVLTNPAARKMLLNNLAREAQKRGYAGYVFDFENLSPVGVQAYPGFIAEARAVLRPLGREVWVTTPFGDESWPLKRLQAVADAVVLMAYDQHWGTGDPGPPAGQDWFESTLAKTMENLDPNRTVLALGDYGYDWTLAQGAKPGSSVAVTFNEATQTAHDSGAHAAMDEASLNPTFAYEDDAGRKHEVWFLDAATLYNQIRVGDGFRPMGYALWRLGGEDQQDWKLLRHDYGAARPDGLEALRPGQDVDFDGSGEVLRVEDIPKPGRRTLQVDPATALIAGESYVDMPTSYVVQRYGAHPGWVALTFDDGPDGRWTPKILDILKAKHAPATFFVIGKNMSRYPGLVARELREGHDVGGHTWTHPNIGEVPTAQTVVELNATQRLFETITGRSQRLFRPPFFGDAEPSTPREVAPLLAAQQQGYLTVGLRIDTNDWQKPTPDQIVNTVITRLHDTVRPGQVVLLHDSGGDRSRTVAALPRVIDAIRANGYTLVTVADLAGMTPAQVMPPTSRNSAELLLDRLGFGFFHGAQMVLQGLFIVAIALGVARLVFLAVLAFVHRLRIARRTPPMPDAAGGPMVSVLIPCFNEEKVIVASVRRILASHWPKLQVLVLDDGSKDGTSRVVREAFADDPRVTLRTFENGGKARALNRGLTEVRGEIVVALDADTLFPPDTIPQLVRWFADPKVGAVAGNAIVGNRRNLITRWQALEYVTAQNLERRALAALGAVTVVPGAVGAWRKSALEAMGGYPSDTLAEDQDLTLAIQRAGWTVEFDPAARAYTEAPETVAGLLKQRFRWSFGTLQCLWKHRAALFNPKRPILGFVALPQIWLFQIFLAAVAPLVDLAIVWSAISSAYAWAYHPVEWSPDDLVRPVFYWAAFIFLDLSAGALGMAMERRAPWGDLIWMPIQRFGYRQLMYYVVVKSIDAALHGARVGWGKLERRATAAVEGAG
- the sucC gene encoding ADP-forming succinate--CoA ligase subunit beta; translation: MNIHEHQAKAVLSEFGVAVPRGYPAFSVEEAVKAAQQLGGPVFVVKAQIHAGGRGKGKFEGLGPDAKGGVRVVKSVEEVRAAAEEMFGRVLVTEQTGPKGKQVNRLYIEEGAAIAKEFYLSLLVDRETSRVSVVASTEGGMSIEEVAHNTPDKIATFSVDPATGVWPHHGLMLASSLGLKGDLSKQAGKLLGQLYAAFVATDMSLLEINPLIVTADDQLRVLDAKVSFDDSALFRHKDIAALRDESEEDPKEIEASKYDLSYIALDGEIGCMVNGAGLAMATMDIIKLYGAEPANFLDVGGGATKEKVTAAFKIITADPNVKGILVNIFGGIMRCDIIAEGVVEAVREMGLKVPLVVRLEGTNVELGKKIIAESGLNVVSANDLSDGAEKIVKAVRGAA